Proteins from a genomic interval of Acinonyx jubatus isolate Ajub_Pintada_27869175 chromosome B4, VMU_Ajub_asm_v1.0, whole genome shotgun sequence:
- the CDK4 gene encoding cyclin-dependent kinase 4 isoform X1, protein MATPRYEPVAEIGVGAYGTVYKARDPHSGHFVALKSVRVPNGGGASGGLPISTVREVALLRRLEAFEHPNVVRLMDVCATARTDRETKVTLVFEHVDQDLRTYLDKAPPPGLPVETIKDLMRQFLRGLDFLHANCIVHRDLKPENILVTSGGTVKLADFGLARIYSYQMALTPVVSRKVVTLWYRAPEVLLQSTYATPVDMWSVGCIFAEMFRRKPLFCGNSEADQLGKIFDLIGLPPEDDWPRDVSLPRGAFSPRGPRPVQSVVPELEESGAQLLLEMLTFNPHKRISAFRALQHSYLQKAEGNPE, encoded by the exons ATGGCTACTCCTCGATATGAGCCAGTGGCCGAGATTGGTGTTGGTGCTTATGGAACCGTGTACAAGGCCCGTGATCCCCACAGTGGCCACTTTGTGGCCCTCAAGAGTGTGAGAGTCCCTAACGGAGGAGGTGCTAGCGGGGGCCTTCCCATCAGCACAGTTCGTGAGGTGGCCTTACTGAGGCGGCTGGAGGCTTTTGAACATCCCAATGTTGTCCG GCTGATGGATGTCTGTGCCACTGCCCGAACTGACCGAGAGACCAAAGTGACCCTGGTGTTTGAGCATGTGGACCAAGACCTAAGGACATATCTGGACAAGGCACCCCCACCAGGCTTGCCAGTGGAGACTATCAAG GATCTGATGCGCCAGTTTCTAAGAGGCCTAGATTTCCTCCATGCCAACTGCATTGTTCATCGAGATCTGAAGCCAGAGAACATTCTGGTGACAAGTGGTGGGACAGTCAAGCTGGCTGACTTTGGCCTGGCCAGAATCTACAGCTATCAGATGGCACTTACACCTGTGGTCAGTAGaaag GTTGTTACACTCTGGTACCGTGCTCCGGAAGTTCTTCTGCAGTCTACGTACGCAACACCTGTGGACATGTGGAGCGTTGGCTGTATCTTCGCAGAGATGTTTCGTCGCAA GCCTCTCTTCTGTGGAAACTCTGAAGCTGACCAGTTAGGCAAAATCTTTGA CCTGATCGGGCTGCCCCCAGAGGATGACTGGCCCCGAGATGTGTCTCTGCCCCGAGGAGCCTTTTCCCCCAGAGGACCCCGTCCAGTGCAGTCAGTGGTACCTGAGTTGGAGGAGTCTGGAGCACAGCTGCTGCTG GAGATGCTGACTTTTAACCCACACAAGCGAATCTCTGCCTTCCGAGCCCTGCAGCACTCTTATCTACAAAAGGCAGAAGGTAACCCAGAGTGA
- the TSPAN31 gene encoding tetraspanin-31 isoform X1: MVCGGFACSKNALCALNVVYMLVGLLLIGVAAWGKGLGLVSSIHIIGGVIAVGVFLLLIAVAGLVGAVNHHQVLLFFYMIILGLVFIFQFGISCSCLAINRSKQTDVINASWWVMSNKTRDELERSFDCCGLFNLTTLYQQDYAFCTAICKSRSSTCQMCGEKFLKHSDEALKILGGVGLFFSFTEILGVWLAMRFRNQKDPRANPSAFL; this comes from the exons ATGGTTTGCGGTGGCTTTGCCTGCTCCAAGAATGCGCTGTGCGCGCTGAACGTGGTCTACATG CTGGTAGGCTTGTTGCTCATTGGAGTGGCTGCTTGGGGTAAGGGCCTGGGTCTGGTGTCCAGCATCCACATCATCGGAGGAGTCATTGCTGTGGGAGTCTTCCTTCTTCTCATCGCGGTGGCTGGACTGGTGGGTGCTGTCAACCACCATCAAGTACTGCTATTCTTT TACATGATCATCCTCGGTTTGGTCTTCATCTTTCAGTTTGGGATCTCTTGCTCATGTCTTGCTATTAACCGAAGCAAACAG ACGGATGTCATCAATGCGTCTTGGTGGGTCATGAGCAACAAGACCCGGGATGAACTGGAAAGAAGTTTTGATTGTTGTGGCTTGTTCAACCTCACAACCCTGTATCAACAGGACTATGCTTTCTGCACTGCA ATCTGCAAGAGCCGGAGCTCCACGTGCCAGATGTGTGGAGAAAAGTTTCTTAAGCATTCAGACGAAGCCCTGAAAATCCTGGGGGGTGTTGGACTCTTCTTTAGCTTTACAGAG ATCCTTGGTGTTTGGCTAGCAATGCGATTTCGGAATCAGAAGGATCCTCGAGCTAACCCCAGTGCCTTTCTATGA
- the MARCHF9 gene encoding E3 ubiquitin-protein ligase MARCHF9 translates to MLKSRLRMFLNELKLLVLTGGGRPRAEPQPRGGGGGGCGWAPFASCSTRDGDGDEEEYYGSEPRARGLAGDKEPRAGPPPPPAPPPPPPGALDALSLSSSLDSGLRTPQCRICFQGPEQGELLSPCRCDGSVRCTHQPCLIRWISERGSWSCELCYFKYQVLAISTKNPLQWQAISLTVIEKVQIAAIVLGSLFLVASISWLIWSSLSPSAKWQRQDLLFQICYGMYGFMDVVCIGLIVHEGSSVYRIFKRWQAVNQQWKVLNYDKTKDIGGDTGGGTAGKPGPRTSRTGPPSGATSRPPAAQRMRTLLPQRCGYTILHLLGQLRPPDARSSSHSGREVVMRVTTV, encoded by the exons ATGCTCAAGTCTCGGCTCCGCATGTTCCTGAACGAGCTGAAGCTGCTGGTGCTGACGGGCGGGGGGCGGCCCCGGGCCGAGCCGCAgccccgggggggcgggggaggcggctGCGGCTGGGCGCCCTTCGCCAGCTGCTCGACCCGGGACGGCGACGGCGACGAAGAGGAGTACTACGGGTCGGAGCCGCGGGCCCGGGGCCTGGCCGGCGACAAGGAGCCGCGGGCCGgacccccgccgccgcccgcgccgccgccgccgcccccgggcGCGCTGGACGCCCTGTCGCTCAGCAGCAGCTTGGACAGCGGGCTCCGAACCCCCCAGTGCCGAATCTGCTTCCAGGGCCCGGAGCAG GGGGAGCTCCTGAGCCCCTGCCGCTGCGACGGCTCAGTGCGCTGCACACACCAGCCCTGCCTCATTCGCTGGATCAGTGAGAGGGGCTCCTGGAGCTGTGAGCTCTGCTATTTCAAGTACCAGGTCCTGGCAATCAGCACCAAGAACCCACTGCAG TGGCAGGCCATCTCCCTGACGGTCATCGAGAAGGTCCAGATTGCAGCCATagttctgggctctctcttcctcGTTGCCAGCATCTCCTGGCTCATCTGGTCCTCACTCAGCCCTTCAGCCAAGTGGCAACGGCAAGATCTGCTCTTTCAGATCTGCTACGGCATGTATGGCTTCATGGATGTCGTCTGCATAG GCCTCATCGTGCACGAAGGCTCCTCTGTCTACCGCATCTTCAAGCGCTGGCAGGCAGTGAACCAGCAGTGGAAGGTCCTGAATTATGACAAGACCAAGGACATAGGAGGAGACACAGGGGGAGGGACGGCAGGGAAGCCGGGCCCCAGGACCTCAAGGACGGGCCCCCCCTCTGGGGCCACCAGCCGCCCCCCGGCTGCCCAGCGCATGCGGACGCTCTTGCCTCAGCGCTGTGGTTACACAATCCTGCACCTCCTTGGACAGCTGCGGCCGCCAGATGCCCGTTCCAGTTCCCATTCTGGCCGAGAGGTTGTCATGAGGGTCACCACGGTCTGA
- the TSPAN31 gene encoding tetraspanin-31 isoform X2: MVCGGFACSKNALCALNVVYMLVGLLLIGVAAWGKGLGLVSSIHIIGGVIAVGVFLLLIAVAGLVGAVNHHQVLLFFYMIILGLVFIFQFGISCSCLAINRSKQTDVINASWWVMSNKTRDELERSFDCCGLFNLTTLYQQDYAFCTAILGVWLAMRFRNQKDPRANPSAFL; the protein is encoded by the exons ATGGTTTGCGGTGGCTTTGCCTGCTCCAAGAATGCGCTGTGCGCGCTGAACGTGGTCTACATG CTGGTAGGCTTGTTGCTCATTGGAGTGGCTGCTTGGGGTAAGGGCCTGGGTCTGGTGTCCAGCATCCACATCATCGGAGGAGTCATTGCTGTGGGAGTCTTCCTTCTTCTCATCGCGGTGGCTGGACTGGTGGGTGCTGTCAACCACCATCAAGTACTGCTATTCTTT TACATGATCATCCTCGGTTTGGTCTTCATCTTTCAGTTTGGGATCTCTTGCTCATGTCTTGCTATTAACCGAAGCAAACAG ACGGATGTCATCAATGCGTCTTGGTGGGTCATGAGCAACAAGACCCGGGATGAACTGGAAAGAAGTTTTGATTGTTGTGGCTTGTTCAACCTCACAACCCTGTATCAACAGGACTATGCTTTCTGCACTGCA ATCCTTGGTGTTTGGCTAGCAATGCGATTTCGGAATCAGAAGGATCCTCGAGCTAACCCCAGTGCCTTTCTATGA
- the LOC106975877 gene encoding 25-hydroxyvitamin D-1 alpha hydroxylase, mitochondrial isoform X3, giving the protein MSVRFVQSSSVLPITLKLPRDVKRGKEKEERFEASGLHTSWELVKRLKLPLAQPREHPWSWYGPSWMPAAHVSSVRLPFSQVQGVARFGPVWLASFGKVRTVYVAAPTLIEQLLRQEGPRPERCSFSPWAEHRRRRQRACGLLTAEGEEWQRLRSLLAPLLLRPQAAARYAGTLDDVVHDLVRRLRRQRGRGAGPPALVRDVAGEFYKFGLEGIAAVLLGSRLGCLESEVPPDTETFIRAVGSVFVSTLLTMAMPSWLHRLVPGPWGRLCRDWDHMFAFAQQHVERREAEVALRSKGKPEEDVGSGAHLTYFLFREELPAPSILGNVTELLLAGVDTVSNTLSWALYELSRHPEVQTALYSEITAALGPGSNAHPSATALSQLPLLKAVVKEVLRRWSHCVIMPLQGILPSSQSQILFVQLAGWGKVQPPTHSHLFPLALANAAAWGDASQSLNCKWLWLRS; this is encoded by the exons TCCGTCCGCTTTGTGCAAAGTTCCTCCGTCTTGCCCATCACACTCAAACTTCCTAGGGATGTGAAgcgaggaaaagagaaggaggagaggtttGAAGCGTCAGGGCTACATACCAGCTGGGAGCTCGTGAAGAGACTGAAGCTCCCCCTTGCACAGCCCAGAGAACACCCTTGGAGTTGGTACGGACCGAGCTGGATGCCGGCGGCCCACGTCTCCAGTGTCCGCCTCCCCTTCTCCCAGGTGCAGGGCGTCGCGCGCTTCGGTCCCGTGTGGTTGGCCAGCTTCGGAAAGGTGCGCACTGTGTACGTGGCGGCCCCTACACTCATCGAGCAGCTCTTGCGACAGGAGGGTCCCCGGCCCGAGCGCTGCAGCTTCTCACCCTGGGCAGAGCACCGTCGCCGCCGCCAGCGGGCTTGCGGACTGCTCACCGC GGAAGGCGAAGAATGGCAGAGGCTCCGCAGCCTCCTGGCCCCGCTGCTCCTCCGGCCTCAAGCTGCCGCCCGCTACGCCGGAACCCTAGACGACGTGGTCCATGACCTTGTGCGGCGTCTTCGGCGCCAGCGGGGACGCGGCGCTGGGCCGCCCGCTCTGGTTCGGGATGTGGCAGGAGAGTTTTACAAGTTTGGACTAGAAG GGATAGCCGCCGTGCTCCTGGGTTCACGCCTGGGCTGCCTGGAGTCCGAAGTGCCTCCAGACACAGAGACCTTCATCCGCGCGGTGGGATCGGTATTTGTGTCCACGCTGCTGACCATGGCGATGCCTAGCTGGCTTCACCGCCTCGTGCCCGGACCCTGGGGCCGCCTCTGCCGAGACTGGGACCACATGTTTGCATTTG CCCAGCAGCACGTGGAGCGGCGAGAGGCCGAGGTAGCCTTGAGGAGCAAGGGAAAGCCTGAGGAGGACGTGGGATCTGGGGCACACCTGACCTACTTCCTGTTCCGGGAAGAGTTGCCTGCCCCGTCCATCCTGGGCAATGTGACAGAGCTGCTACTGGCCGGAGTGGACACA GTATCCAATACACTCTCCTGGGCTCTATATGAACTCTCTCGGCACCCGGAAGTCCAGACAGCACTCTACTCTGAGATCACagctgccctgggccctggctcCAATGCCCATCCTTCAGCTACTGCTCTATCCCAGCTGCCCCTGCTGAAGGCGGTGGTCAAGGAAGTGCTAAG ACGCTGGTCACACTGTGTCATTATGCCACTTCAAGGGATCCTGCCCAGTTCCCAGAGCCAAATTCTTTTCGTCCAGCTCGCTGGCTGGGGGAAGGTCCAGCCCCCCACCCATTCGCATCTCTTCCCTTTGGCTTTGGCAAACGCAGCTGCATGGGGAGACGCCTCGCAGAGCTTGAACTGCAAatggctttggctcag ATCTTGA
- the CDK4 gene encoding cyclin-dependent kinase 4 isoform X2 — MATPRYEPVAEIGVGAYGTVYKARDPHSGHFVALKSVRVPNGGGASGGLPISTVREVALLRRLEAFEHPNVVRLMDVCATARTDRETKVTLVFEHVDQDLRTYLDKAPPPGLPVETIKDLMRQFLRGLDFLHANCIVHRDLKPENILVTSGGTVKLADFGLARIYSYQMALTPVVVTLWYRAPEVLLQSTYATPVDMWSVGCIFAEMFRRKPLFCGNSEADQLGKIFDLIGLPPEDDWPRDVSLPRGAFSPRGPRPVQSVVPELEESGAQLLLEMLTFNPHKRISAFRALQHSYLQKAEGNPE; from the exons ATGGCTACTCCTCGATATGAGCCAGTGGCCGAGATTGGTGTTGGTGCTTATGGAACCGTGTACAAGGCCCGTGATCCCCACAGTGGCCACTTTGTGGCCCTCAAGAGTGTGAGAGTCCCTAACGGAGGAGGTGCTAGCGGGGGCCTTCCCATCAGCACAGTTCGTGAGGTGGCCTTACTGAGGCGGCTGGAGGCTTTTGAACATCCCAATGTTGTCCG GCTGATGGATGTCTGTGCCACTGCCCGAACTGACCGAGAGACCAAAGTGACCCTGGTGTTTGAGCATGTGGACCAAGACCTAAGGACATATCTGGACAAGGCACCCCCACCAGGCTTGCCAGTGGAGACTATCAAG GATCTGATGCGCCAGTTTCTAAGAGGCCTAGATTTCCTCCATGCCAACTGCATTGTTCATCGAGATCTGAAGCCAGAGAACATTCTGGTGACAAGTGGTGGGACAGTCAAGCTGGCTGACTTTGGCCTGGCCAGAATCTACAGCTATCAGATGGCACTTACACCTGTG GTTGTTACACTCTGGTACCGTGCTCCGGAAGTTCTTCTGCAGTCTACGTACGCAACACCTGTGGACATGTGGAGCGTTGGCTGTATCTTCGCAGAGATGTTTCGTCGCAA GCCTCTCTTCTGTGGAAACTCTGAAGCTGACCAGTTAGGCAAAATCTTTGA CCTGATCGGGCTGCCCCCAGAGGATGACTGGCCCCGAGATGTGTCTCTGCCCCGAGGAGCCTTTTCCCCCAGAGGACCCCGTCCAGTGCAGTCAGTGGTACCTGAGTTGGAGGAGTCTGGAGCACAGCTGCTGCTG GAGATGCTGACTTTTAACCCACACAAGCGAATCTCTGCCTTCCGAGCCCTGCAGCACTCTTATCTACAAAAGGCAGAAGGTAACCCAGAGTGA
- the LOC106975877 gene encoding 25-hydroxyvitamin D-1 alpha hydroxylase, mitochondrial isoform X1: MSVRFVQSSSVLPITLKLPRDVKRGKEKEERFEASGLHTSWELVKRLKLPLAQPREHPWSWYGPSWMPAAHVSSVRLPFSQVQGVARFGPVWLASFGKVRTVYVAAPTLIEQLLRQEGPRPERCSFSPWAEHRRRRQRACGLLTAEGEEWQRLRSLLAPLLLRPQAAARYAGTLDDVVHDLVRRLRRQRGRGAGPPALVRDVAGEFYKFGLEGIAAVLLGSRLGCLESEVPPDTETFIRAVGSVFVSTLLTMAMPSWLHRLVPGPWGRLCRDWDHMFAFAQQHVERREAEVALRSKGKPEEDVGSGAHLTYFLFREELPAPSILGNVTELLLAGVDTVSNTLSWALYELSRHPEVQTALYSEITAALGPGSNAHPSATALSQLPLLKAVVKEVLRLYPVVPGNSRVPDKDICVGDYIIPKNTLVTLCHYATSRDPAQFPEPNSFRPARWLGEGPAPHPFASLPFGFGKRSCMGRRLAELELQMALAQILTHFEVQPEPGAAPVRPMTRTVLVPERSINLQFVDR; the protein is encoded by the exons TCCGTCCGCTTTGTGCAAAGTTCCTCCGTCTTGCCCATCACACTCAAACTTCCTAGGGATGTGAAgcgaggaaaagagaaggaggagaggtttGAAGCGTCAGGGCTACATACCAGCTGGGAGCTCGTGAAGAGACTGAAGCTCCCCCTTGCACAGCCCAGAGAACACCCTTGGAGTTGGTACGGACCGAGCTGGATGCCGGCGGCCCACGTCTCCAGTGTCCGCCTCCCCTTCTCCCAGGTGCAGGGCGTCGCGCGCTTCGGTCCCGTGTGGTTGGCCAGCTTCGGAAAGGTGCGCACTGTGTACGTGGCGGCCCCTACACTCATCGAGCAGCTCTTGCGACAGGAGGGTCCCCGGCCCGAGCGCTGCAGCTTCTCACCCTGGGCAGAGCACCGTCGCCGCCGCCAGCGGGCTTGCGGACTGCTCACCGC GGAAGGCGAAGAATGGCAGAGGCTCCGCAGCCTCCTGGCCCCGCTGCTCCTCCGGCCTCAAGCTGCCGCCCGCTACGCCGGAACCCTAGACGACGTGGTCCATGACCTTGTGCGGCGTCTTCGGCGCCAGCGGGGACGCGGCGCTGGGCCGCCCGCTCTGGTTCGGGATGTGGCAGGAGAGTTTTACAAGTTTGGACTAGAAG GGATAGCCGCCGTGCTCCTGGGTTCACGCCTGGGCTGCCTGGAGTCCGAAGTGCCTCCAGACACAGAGACCTTCATCCGCGCGGTGGGATCGGTATTTGTGTCCACGCTGCTGACCATGGCGATGCCTAGCTGGCTTCACCGCCTCGTGCCCGGACCCTGGGGCCGCCTCTGCCGAGACTGGGACCACATGTTTGCATTTG CCCAGCAGCACGTGGAGCGGCGAGAGGCCGAGGTAGCCTTGAGGAGCAAGGGAAAGCCTGAGGAGGACGTGGGATCTGGGGCACACCTGACCTACTTCCTGTTCCGGGAAGAGTTGCCTGCCCCGTCCATCCTGGGCAATGTGACAGAGCTGCTACTGGCCGGAGTGGACACA GTATCCAATACACTCTCCTGGGCTCTATATGAACTCTCTCGGCACCCGGAAGTCCAGACAGCACTCTACTCTGAGATCACagctgccctgggccctggctcCAATGCCCATCCTTCAGCTACTGCTCTATCCCAGCTGCCCCTGCTGAAGGCGGTGGTCAAGGAAGTGCTAAG ACTATACCCTGTGGTACCTGGAAATTCCCGTGTCCCAGACAAAGACATTTGTGTGGGTGACTATATTATCCCCAAAAAT ACGCTGGTCACACTGTGTCATTATGCCACTTCAAGGGATCCTGCCCAGTTCCCAGAGCCAAATTCTTTTCGTCCAGCTCGCTGGCTGGGGGAAGGTCCAGCCCCCCACCCATTCGCATCTCTTCCCTTTGGCTTTGGCAAACGCAGCTGCATGGGGAGACGCCTCGCAGAGCTTGAACTGCAAatggctttggctcag ATCTTGACCCACTTTGAGGTGCAGCCTGAGCCCGGTGCTGCCCCAGTCAGACCCATGACCCGGACTGTCCTGGTACCGGAGAGGAGCATTAACCTACAGTTTGTGGACAGATAG